From one Triticum urartu cultivar G1812 chromosome 3, Tu2.1, whole genome shotgun sequence genomic stretch:
- the LOC125545662 gene encoding integrator complex subunit 9 homolog isoform X2 has protein sequence MMGELVEMHSEFVRYYGPDTDVPPKWMQGEKLHKLLSSLQNIVIEDEGMDLAPLMPLYSAPNIEECMRKTQTVKYGEEVCFNGMLMLKASSSGLELGNCVWSIKGPRASITYLPSTMFVSAHALDCDYNSLKENDVILFSDFSSLNDMDENNENLGENAMLCDDSVLRDGGVDEDEDVQCLSKNDDIAEEIERISFICSCISDAIKSGGSVLIPIGRLGVILLILEHISETLLSSNMKVPIFMISGAAEKIISFTNAVPEWLCKPRQEKLFSREEEALFGHVELLKEGRLFLFPHLYSKGLLAAWKEPCIVFCPDWSLRHSTAVHLLRRWHADKRNLLILEEGVDSELTLKPFMPVAIQVLECSFLSGIKVRKVNPLLSVLKPKLVLFPEELKLRCPSKEDAPWSYLYYSKGKTMEIPNIREDFEVGLPTDFAFGLQPRQLDKAIAVARLRAKLHLSNGQYVLVAAPKDQSDQSMRQLLHWGAVDAARLLSALQEKGIACAFPADDDDSSAGCVRSILITSPAEALVKITSEKTMIYCDDENTTKQIYDALSSVCNGI, from the exons ATGATGGGGGAGCTCGTGGAGATGCACTCTGAGTTTGTAAGGTACTACGGGCCAGATACGGATGTGCCACCCAAGTGGATGCAAGGGGAGAAACTCCATAAACTCCTGTCGTCGTTGCAGAATATAGTGATTGAAGATGAGGGAATGGATTTAGCTCCTCTGATGCCCCTTTACAG TGCCCCAAACATAGAAGAATGCATGCGAAAAACCCAGACTGTGAAATACGGAGAGGAGGTTTGCTTCAATGGCATGTTGATGCTGAAAGCCTCTAGCTCTGGCCTGGAGCTTGGCAATTGTGTCTGGTCAATAAAGGGTCCAAGAGCAAGTATTACCTACTTGCCAAGCACCATGTTTGTGTCAGCCCATGCCTTAGATTGCGACTATAACTCTCTGAAGGAAAATGATGTCATTTTGTTTTCAGATTTCTCATCCTTGAATGACATGGATGAGAATAATGAGAATCTGGGTGAGAATGCAATGCTTTGTGATGACTCTGTGTTGAG GGATGGTGGTGTTGATGAGGATGAAGACGTCCAGTGCCTGTCTAAGAATGATGATATTGCAGAGGAGATTGAGAGAATCAGTTTCATATGCTCATGTATATCAGATGCAATTAAATCTGGAGGTTCTGTTTTAATACCAATAGGACGACTTGGGGTTATTCTTTTAATTTTGGAACATATATCAGAAACGTTACTTTCTTCCAACATGAAG GTACCCATATTTATGATTTCTGGCGCAGCAGAAAAAATAATATCCTTTACCAATGCTGTGCCAGAATGGCTATGTAAGCCACGCCAAGAAAAG CTATTCTCGAGGGAGGAGGAGGCATTATTCGGCCATGTGGAGCTTCTGAAGGAAGGCAGACTATTTCTGTTTCCTCATCTATATTCAAAGGGCCTGCT GGCAGCGTGGAAGGAGCCCTGCATTGTATTTTGTCCAGACTGGAGCCTTAGGCACAGCACAGCAGTCCATTTGCTTCGTCGGTGGCATGCAGATAAACGAAATCTTCTTATTTTGGAG GAAGGAGTTGATTCTGAGTTGACTCTTAAGCCTTTCATGCCTGTGGCAATCCAAGTTCTTGAATGTTCTTTCCTTTCTGGAATAAA GGTGCGGAAAGTCAATCCATTGCTGTCAGTTCTCAAACCGAAGCTCGTTCTG TTCCCTGAAGAACTGAAGTTGCGGTGTCCATCAAAGGAGGATGCCCCATGGTCATATCTGTACTACTCCAAGGGCAAAACCATGGAGATCCCAAACATACGGGAAGACTTCGAGGTGGGGCTTCCAACCGATTTTGCCTTTGGGTTGCAGCCTAGGCAGTTGGACAAGGCCATCGCCGTCGCGAGGCTGAGAGCAAAGCTCCATCTCAGCAACGGGCAGTACGTGCTGGTAGCAGCTCCGAAGGATCAGTCCGATCAGTCGATGCGGCAGCTGCTACACTGGGGAGCTGTGGATGCAGCCCGTCTGTTGTCGGCGTTGCAGGAGAAGGGGATCGCCTGTGCTTTCCCTGCAGACGACGATGATAGCTCGGCGGGCTGCGTGCGCTCGATTTTGATCACCAGTCCGGCAGAAGCTCTGGTGAAGATAACATCTGAAAAGACCATGATCTACTGCGACGATGAGAATACAACCAAGCAGATCTATGATGCTCTCAGCAGCGTTTGTAATGGGATCTAG
- the LOC125545664 gene encoding pentatricopeptide repeat-containing protein At2g36240-like codes for MAASRRLARKLPSIISKHQRLISPEIEILEETPEISTSPASIPLDPSLPLLPLAVSHLSPPSPLPALPAAHASSPAALLRLLRRARHHPRLAPLDLHLLLAAADASSAFRPDHRLTSLLAARLAASRRLPSLRLLLQLVLSRPCPCADDSIFACPDLLPTFRKAILAFATSGDIPAASEALASLRRAADSPLPAEFYNIILHALARLHRHDDAIRFYGEMTSVHRVAPDAYTFNILINSSCRVEGVDAAMRWFEEMRHRSCAPTDVSFNTLMRGFFREGRYKEGLKVAHEMLQLGAGLSVASMEILIGGLCGGGDALKAAEVFAEFLVDAVVPEGFDCLDLVESLCHVGRVDKAVEIVEMVLERNGACCLSVPAGVTVLDCLMKVGKLDDVCRLMGRMVGEGIVPDTISCNCIFEALCEAGRTSDANLLRILAKEKGFQADGVTYSMLVQGFGRQGRVKEGEAVLDEMLDLGFIRNIVAYNRLLVSLHVRRSLQ; via the coding sequence ATGGCCGCCTCCCGCCGCCTGGCGCGGAAGCTCCCCTCCATCATCTCCAAACACCAGCGCCTCATCTCGCCGGAGATCGAAATCCTAGAGGAGACCCCCGAAATCTCCACCTCGCCCGCCTCCATCCCCCTCGACCCCTCCCTGCCGCTCCTCCCGCTCGCCGTCTCCCACCTCTCGCCGCCGAGCCCCCTCCCGGCTCTCCCCGCCGCGCACGCCTCCTCCCCCGCGGCGCTCCTCCGCCTCCTGCGCCGCGCGCGGCACCACCCGCGCCTCGCGCCGCTcgacctccacctcctcctcgcggccgccGACGCCTCCTCGGCCTTCCGCCCCGACCACCGCCTCACCAGCCTCCTCGCCGCGCGCCTCGCGGCCTCCCGCCGCCTCCCCTCGCTGCGGCTCCTCCTCCAGCTCGTCCTCTCCCGCCCCTGCCCCTGCGCCGACGACTCCATCTTCGCCTGCCCCGACCTCCTCCCCACCTTCCGCAAGGCCATCCTCGCCTTCGCCACCTCCGGCGACATCCCCGCGGCGTCCGAGGCCCTGGCGTCCCTCCGCCGCGCCGCGGACTCGCCCCTCCCCGCCGAGTTCTACAACATCATCCTCCACGCCCTCGCCCGTCTCCACCGCCACGACGACgccatccgcttctacggcgagatgACCAGCGTCCACCGCGTCGCCCCTGATGCCTACACCTTCAACATACTCATCAACAGCTCCTGCCGTGTCGAAGGCGTTGATGCCGCCATGCGGTGGTTTGAGGAGATGCGGCACCGGAGCTGTGCGCCGACTGATGTGAGCTTCAATACTCTTATGCGCGGGTTCTTCAGAGAAGGAAGGTACAAGGAAGGCCTTAAGGTTGCTCACGAGATGCTGCAGCTTGGGGCCGGGCTGTCGGTTGCTTCCATGGAGATTTTGATAGGTGGGTTGTGCGGTGGAGGCGACGCTTTGAAGGCAGCAGAGGTGTTTGCAGAGTTTTTGGTGGATGCGGTGGTGCCGGAAGGGTTTGATTGCTTGGATCTGGTTGAATCCCTATGCCATGTTGGAAGGGTGGACAAAGCAGTGGAAATAGTGGAGATGGTATTGGAGAGGAACGGGGCATGCTGCTTAAGTGTCCCTGCTGGCGTAACGGTTCTGGATTGCTTGATGAAGGTGGGGAAGCTGGATGATGTGTGCCGATTGATGGGAAGGATGGTTGGGGAGGGGATTGTACCAGATACCATATCTTGTAACTGTATCTTCGAGGCACTTTGTGAAGCTGGGCGGACTTCTGATGCAAACTTGCTGAGGATTTTGGCTAAGGAGAAGGGTTTTCAGGCTGATGGTGTGACTTATAGCATGCTGGTGCAGGGGTTTGGTAGGCAGGGCAGGGTGAAGGAAGGCGAGGCTGTGTTGGATGAAATGCTTGATTTAGGGTTTATACGTAACATTGTGGCTTACAATAGGCTTCTTGTTAGCTTACACGTGCGGAGATCTTTGCAATAA
- the LOC125545665 gene encoding LRR receptor-like serine/threonine-protein kinase FEI 1 produces the protein MLQKLMGCFPFKHNQDMVIGKSENVPFVNHEIRHTTTVMDGWPASFRVFISSAAVKHNSYQAIMKHLHSVCFLLLPYTCLLLCAEITPVKADTRREAEALVNWKASLADADESLGPWSMANSTSLCRWTHITCDTAGHIIELNLDRASLNGTLDKLDFSVFPHLRRLLLSYNDLYSTIPAGIGNLTSLVELDISWNQYLRGNIPRSIGQLKHLAVLRMPGFEAQRRAA, from the exons ATGTTACAGAAGCTGATGGGTTGTTTCCCTTTCAAACATAACCAGGATATGGTGATTGGCAAGTCTG AGAATGTGCCATTTGTTAACCACGAGATCCGCCATACGACCACTGTAATGGACGGCTGGCCGGCCAGCTTCAGAGTCTTTATATCCTCTGCGGCAGTGAAGCACAACTCGTACCAAGCCATCATGAAGCATCTGCATTCTGTATGCTTTCTCCTACTGCCTTACACCTGCCTCCTACTATGCGCTGAGATCACTCCAGTGAAGGCCGACACCCGGCGTGAAGCTGAAGCACTTGTGAATTGGAAGGCTAGCTTGGCTGATGCCGATGAGTCCCTTGGGCCATGGTCGATGGCCAACTCCACCAGCCTTTGCAGGTGGACGCACATCACCTGCGACACGGCCGGGCACATCATAGAGCTCAACCTTGACAGGGCAAGTCTGAACGGCACACTTGACAAGTTAGACTTCTCAGTCTTTCCCCACTTGAGGAGACTCCTCCTGTCCTATAATGATCTGTACAGTACAATTCCAGCAGGGATTGGGAATCTGACAAGCTTGGTCGAGTTGGACATCAGTTGGAACCAGTATCTGAGGGGCAACATTCCACGCAGCATTGGCCAGCTGAAGCACCTTGCTGTACTTCGAATGCCTGGGTTTGAGGCTCAGCGGCGTGCTGCCTGA